From a single Trachemys scripta elegans isolate TJP31775 chromosome 17, CAS_Tse_1.0, whole genome shotgun sequence genomic region:
- the BARHL1 gene encoding barH-like 1 homeobox protein yields the protein MEGSNGFGIDSILSHRAGSPAVPKGDPLMGECRSPLELSPGSEVSSGCPSPHSPGKECLEAVAPRQGVAVGLESHLQPGQGSAPSQSRTVTSSFLIRDILADCKPLAACAPYSSTNAQSGPEPAGRIPAKPGEDFREKMDKSSSNASSDSEYKVKEEGDREISSSRDSPPVRLKKPRKARTAFTDHQLAQLERSFERQKYLSVQDRMELAASLNLTDTQVKTWYQNRRTKWKRQTAVGLELLAEAGNYSALQRMFPSPYFYPQSLVSNLDPGAALYLYRGPSAPPPALQRPLVPRILIHGLQGGSEPPPPLPPLAGVLPRAAQPR from the exons ATGGAAGGCTCCAACGGATTTGGGATCGACTCCATCCTGTCCCACCGAGCGGGGAGCCCGGCGGTGCCCAAAGGAGACCCTCTGATGGGGGAATGCAGGTCCCCCCTGGAACTAAGCCCCGGCTCCGAAGTCAGCAGCGGGTGCCCGTCTCCCCACTCGCCGGGGAAGGAATGCCTGGAGGCGGTGGCCCCCAGGCAAGGGGTGGCCGTGGGCTTGGAATCTCACCTCCAGCCGGGGCAGGGCTCGGCTCCGTCCCAATCCAGAACAGTGACCTCGTCTTTCCTAATCAGGGACATCCTAGCCGATTGCAAGCCCCTGGCAGCCTGCGCGCCTTACTCTAGCACCAATGCACAGAGCGGCCCGGAGCCGGCGGGGCGAATCCCCGCCAAACCCGGGGAGGACTTTCGAGAGAAAATGGACAAAAGTAGCAGCAACGCCTCGTCGGACTCGGAGTACAAAG TGAAAGAAGAAGGGGACCGAGAAATCTCCAGCTCCAGGGACAGCCCCCCGGTGAGGCTGAAAAAGCCCCGCAAAGCTCGCACCGCCTTCACCGATCACCAGCTCGCGCAGCTGGAGCGGAGCTTTGAGAGGCAGAAATACCTGAGCGTGCAGGACAGGATGGAGCTGGCGGCCTCCCTCAACCTCACTGACACCCAAGTGAAAACGTGGTACCAGAACAGAAG GACCAAGTGGAAGAGGCAGACAGCGGTGGGACTGGAGCTACTGGCCGAAGCTGGGAATTATTCGGCCCTCCAGCGAATGTTCCCATCTCCCTATTTCTACCCGCAGAGCTTGGTCTCCAACCTGGATCCAGGAGCGGCCCTCTATCTGTACCGGGGCCCCAGCGCCCCTCCCCCGGCTTTGCAGAGACCTTTGGTACCCAGGATCCTCATTCACGGACTGCAGGGGGGCAGCGAGCCGCCCCCACCTTTGCCCCCCCTGGCAGGCGTCCTTCCGCGAGCGGCTCAACCGCGGTGA